The following are encoded together in the Geobacter sulfurreducens PCA genome:
- a CDS encoding radical SAM protein, with the protein MLLIHPPVAKPGEPPAGIARLAGELRAHGLPCRVLDASLEGLLWLLEQPSAATDTWTRRASRSRADHVATLRGMDACRSPDRYRRAVSDLNRLLAAAGRDSGAVPGLADYRQDGFSPVSSADLLRAAEEPERNPFHPWFSQRLPKLLDGVRVAGLSLNYLSQAVSAFAMIGFLRTRFPGLTLVLGGGLVTSWLRRPGWRNPFGGLVDHLVDGPGELPLLRLLGAEEPLCHQVPPAYDPLPLHDYLSPGLVLPYSAAGGCYWNHCSFCPERAEGNAYHPRAVQRVLADLETLVSRHQPALLHLLDNAVSPSLLQGMAAAPPGVPWYGFARVDEQLADPDFCRALRRSGCVMLKLGLESGDQGVLDRLHKGIDLATAARALRSLSAAGIAVYAYLLFGTPAETEEAARRTLAFVAEHREEIGFLNLAVFNMPISGDEADAYGTAPFYEGDLSLYTAFRHPRGWDRKQVRRFLDREFTRHPAVAPILRRDPPVFTSNHAPFFAGA; encoded by the coding sequence CCCCGTAGCCAAGCCGGGCGAACCGCCCGCAGGCATCGCCCGCCTTGCGGGTGAGCTCCGGGCCCACGGCCTTCCCTGCCGGGTGCTGGATGCCAGCCTGGAGGGGCTCCTCTGGCTGCTGGAGCAGCCGTCTGCGGCTACCGACACCTGGACCCGCCGGGCATCCCGCAGCCGTGCAGATCACGTGGCCACACTGCGGGGAATGGACGCCTGCCGCTCCCCCGACCGGTACCGCCGTGCGGTCAGCGACCTGAACCGGCTCCTGGCCGCGGCGGGGCGCGACTCCGGCGCAGTGCCGGGGCTTGCAGATTACCGGCAGGACGGCTTTTCCCCCGTATCGAGCGCCGATCTGCTCAGGGCCGCGGAAGAGCCTGAGCGCAATCCCTTCCATCCCTGGTTCAGTCAACGCCTGCCTAAACTGCTGGATGGTGTCCGCGTGGCGGGCCTGTCCCTCAACTACCTGAGCCAAGCGGTTTCTGCCTTTGCCATGATCGGCTTTCTCCGCACGCGGTTCCCCGGACTGACCCTGGTGCTGGGCGGCGGACTGGTCACTTCGTGGCTGCGGCGCCCCGGGTGGCGCAATCCGTTCGGCGGCCTCGTGGATCACCTGGTGGACGGGCCCGGGGAGTTGCCCCTTCTGCGGCTTCTGGGGGCCGAAGAGCCGCTCTGCCATCAGGTGCCGCCCGCCTACGACCCGCTGCCCCTGCACGACTACCTTTCCCCCGGACTGGTTCTGCCCTACAGCGCCGCCGGCGGCTGCTACTGGAACCACTGTTCCTTCTGTCCCGAGCGGGCCGAGGGGAACGCCTACCACCCCCGCGCCGTTCAGCGAGTACTGGCCGATCTGGAGACCCTGGTCAGCCGGCACCAACCCGCGCTGCTGCACCTCCTTGACAATGCCGTCAGTCCGTCGCTCCTGCAGGGGATGGCAGCTGCCCCGCCGGGCGTCCCCTGGTATGGCTTCGCCAGGGTTGACGAGCAACTGGCCGATCCCGACTTCTGCCGGGCCCTCAGGCGCTCGGGATGCGTGATGCTGAAGCTTGGGCTCGAGTCGGGGGATCAGGGGGTTCTGGACCGGCTGCACAAGGGGATCGATCTGGCAACGGCGGCTCGGGCCCTCCGGAGCCTGAGCGCGGCGGGCATTGCCGTGTACGCCTACCTCCTGTTCGGCACCCCCGCGGAAACGGAAGAGGCTGCCCGGCGGACGCTGGCATTCGTGGCTGAGCACCGGGAGGAGATCGGATTCCTCAACCTAGCGGTGTTCAACATGCCGATCAGCGGAGATGAGGCCGATGCTTACGGCACCGCGCCGTTTTACGAGGGAGATCTCTCGCTCTACACCGCCTTCCGGCATCCCCGGGGCTGGGACCGGAAGCAGGTGCGGCGCTTCCTGGACCGGGAGTTCACGCGCCATCCCGCCGTGGCGCCGATCCTGCGCCGGGATCCGCCGGTCTTCACATCCAACCATGCCCCCTTTTTCGCCGGGGCCTGA
- a CDS encoding ATP-binding protein, whose product MFNLKPELVARLERVLTSVEMLLPRPTAPVDWSVCHAASWRRHSFSGYLEPVRQTDTVTLPELLGIEKQKEVMTNNTLQFLRGLPANNALLWGSRGTGKSSLVKALLNEYAAQGLRIVQVEKEDLIYLSEIFAAVENEPYRFILLCDDLSFEVGELSYKMLKSALDGSVYSAPENVLIYVTSNRRHLIPEYESDNVGWKYVNGELQQSEAMEEKISLSDRFGLWVAFHVFSQDRYLEAVRLCIEREARQRRVEIPWAKEIEREAIQWSHDKSKRCGRTAFQFSRHWVGRYLLGGR is encoded by the coding sequence ATGTTCAACCTGAAACCTGAACTCGTGGCCCGTCTTGAACGGGTGCTCACCTCCGTGGAAATGCTCCTGCCGCGCCCCACGGCACCGGTGGACTGGTCCGTGTGTCATGCCGCCAGCTGGCGCCGCCATTCTTTTTCCGGCTATCTCGAACCGGTGCGCCAGACCGATACCGTCACCCTGCCCGAGTTGCTCGGCATCGAGAAGCAGAAAGAGGTGATGACAAACAACACGCTCCAGTTCCTCCGGGGGCTTCCGGCCAACAACGCCCTGCTCTGGGGATCGCGGGGGACGGGGAAGTCGTCTCTCGTCAAGGCGCTGCTGAATGAATATGCCGCTCAGGGCCTCCGGATTGTCCAGGTGGAGAAAGAGGACCTGATCTATCTGTCCGAGATCTTCGCTGCCGTAGAGAACGAGCCTTACCGCTTCATCCTTCTCTGTGACGACCTGAGTTTCGAGGTGGGAGAGTTGAGCTACAAGATGCTCAAGAGCGCCTTGGACGGCTCGGTCTACTCGGCCCCGGAAAACGTGCTCATCTACGTGACTTCAAACCGTCGGCACCTGATCCCCGAGTACGAGTCGGACAACGTGGGGTGGAAATACGTCAACGGCGAGCTCCAGCAGAGCGAGGCCATGGAGGAAAAGATTTCCCTCTCTGACCGTTTCGGGCTGTGGGTTGCCTTCCACGTCTTCTCCCAGGACCGTTATCTGGAGGCGGTTCGCCTCTGCATCGAGCGGGAGGCCCGCCAGCGCAGGGTGGAGATTCCCTGGGCCAAGGAGATCGAGCGGGAGGCTATCCAGTGGTCCCACGACAAGAGCAAGCGATGCGGGCGGACGGCGTTTCAGTTTTCACGGCACTGGGTTGGGCGCTACCTGCTCGGCGGGCGGTAA
- a CDS encoding bifunctional 5,10-methylenetetrahydrofolate dehydrogenase/5,10-methenyltetrahydrofolate cyclohydrolase, with the protein MNLLDGKKCAESLVAEIARKVAGYTESGLRTPHMTIILVGEHAPSESYVKSKIATSGLAGFESTLLRFPETIRESELLAKIKEVNEDPTTDGLIVQLPLPKHINQQHVINAIAPEKDIDGFHPANFGRMTLGQKAFRPATAYGICKLLQFYEVPVKAKHCVVIGRSNIVGKPISIMLSNDFDIGNATVTLTHIETPRELLLDETRRADIVIVAVGIPGFVTADMVKDGVVLIDVGINRLESGKIVGDVDFENVAQKCSWITPVPGGVGRMTVAALMINTLMAYQNNFNLA; encoded by the coding sequence ATGAATCTGCTGGACGGAAAGAAGTGTGCCGAGAGCCTGGTGGCCGAGATTGCCAGGAAAGTGGCGGGTTACACGGAGTCGGGGCTGCGCACGCCCCACATGACCATCATTCTGGTAGGCGAGCACGCGCCGAGTGAATCGTATGTGAAATCCAAGATCGCCACCAGCGGCCTCGCCGGTTTCGAGAGCACATTGCTGAGGTTCCCCGAGACAATCAGGGAGTCGGAGTTGCTGGCAAAGATCAAGGAGGTTAACGAAGACCCCACCACCGACGGGCTCATCGTCCAGCTGCCCCTGCCGAAACACATCAACCAGCAGCATGTCATCAACGCCATTGCGCCGGAAAAGGACATCGACGGATTCCATCCGGCAAACTTCGGCCGCATGACCCTGGGGCAGAAGGCGTTCCGTCCGGCCACCGCCTACGGCATCTGCAAGCTGCTGCAGTTCTACGAGGTGCCGGTAAAGGCAAAGCACTGCGTCGTGATCGGCCGGTCCAACATCGTGGGCAAGCCGATCTCCATCATGCTCTCCAACGACTTCGATATCGGCAACGCCACGGTGACGCTCACCCATATCGAAACTCCGCGCGAGCTCCTGCTGGATGAAACACGCCGGGCGGACATCGTGATCGTTGCCGTGGGCATCCCGGGGTTTGTTACGGCCGATATGGTCAAGGATGGGGTCGTGCTGATAGACGTGGGGATCAATCGTCTGGAGAGCGGCAAGATTGTGGGGGATGTGGATTTCGAAAATGTGGCGCAGAAATGTTCCTGGATCACGCCGGTCCCCGGTGGTGTGGGGAGGATGACCGTTGCCGCCCTGATGATCAATACGCTCATGGCCTACCAGAATAATTTCAATCTGGCCTGA
- a CDS encoding nitroreductase family protein → MDTLEAIRTRRSVRAFSDRPVEPEKLQMVLEAARQAPSWANMQCSRFVVVQDAEVKAKISELSFVEAFFAPLGYRTNPAQKALAEAPVVIVACGVPGESGDLRGQQYYMTDVGIATENLMLAAHAVGLGSVFVGVFGEEQLGDLLDIPPEIRIVGLFPLGYPREETQAKSGPARKPLDEIVFQGKWKS, encoded by the coding sequence ATGGATACTCTTGAGGCAATCAGGACGCGACGGAGCGTGCGGGCATTTTCAGACCGGCCGGTGGAGCCGGAAAAGCTTCAGATGGTGCTGGAGGCGGCACGTCAGGCGCCCTCCTGGGCAAACATGCAGTGCAGCCGCTTCGTGGTGGTGCAGGATGCCGAAGTCAAGGCAAAGATCAGCGAGCTGTCGTTCGTGGAGGCATTTTTCGCGCCGCTCGGCTACAGGACCAACCCGGCCCAGAAGGCGCTCGCCGAAGCGCCGGTGGTGATCGTTGCCTGCGGCGTGCCCGGCGAGTCGGGCGATCTGCGCGGGCAGCAGTACTACATGACGGACGTGGGGATCGCCACGGAAAACCTCATGCTCGCCGCCCATGCCGTGGGACTCGGCTCGGTGTTTGTCGGCGTCTTCGGCGAGGAACAGCTCGGCGACCTCCTGGACATCCCGCCGGAGATCAGGATCGTTGGGCTTTTCCCCCTGGGCTATCCCCGGGAGGAGACGCAGGCGAAGTCGGGCCCGGCGCGCAAGCCCCTGGATGAGATCGTGTTCCAGGGCAAGTGGAAGTCCTAG
- a CDS encoding SCO family protein, whose product MLRYLVILCLALVLPLHGGAATDGSTPVEEHHHHAAPAAAEAAGVGVDERLGEKIPLDLTFNDEAGRPVRLADLVTGPTIILPVYYRCTNVCNFLQNGMAAVIPEIRRKPGEEYRVISVSFDETEPPDLAARYRRIYQGAITTPFPGDGWRFLTGDAANIRQLTDAIGYRFQRKGRDFVHPVASVVIAGDGTIIRYLYGTAFLPKDVTLALLEAREGKVGKTIRTVVGYCFSFDPKQKTYVFNLLRVSATVVILTAGAFLAFLLTTGRTGSRQRKGGS is encoded by the coding sequence GTGCTGCGATATCTCGTTATCCTCTGCCTGGCCCTGGTGCTGCCCCTGCACGGTGGCGCGGCCACCGACGGATCCACGCCGGTTGAAGAGCACCATCACCATGCTGCGCCGGCTGCGGCGGAGGCAGCCGGCGTGGGAGTCGACGAGCGGTTGGGGGAGAAGATTCCCCTCGACCTGACGTTCAACGACGAAGCCGGCCGGCCGGTTCGCTTGGCGGATCTGGTTACGGGACCGACGATTATCCTTCCCGTTTACTACCGCTGCACCAATGTCTGCAATTTCCTCCAGAACGGCATGGCAGCGGTGATCCCCGAGATACGGCGGAAACCGGGGGAGGAGTACCGGGTGATTTCCGTCAGCTTCGACGAGACGGAGCCGCCCGATCTGGCTGCCCGTTACCGGCGGATCTATCAGGGTGCCATCACCACGCCGTTCCCTGGGGACGGCTGGCGGTTCCTGACCGGTGACGCGGCGAATATCCGGCAACTGACCGACGCGATCGGATATCGCTTCCAGCGGAAGGGGCGCGACTTCGTGCATCCGGTGGCAAGCGTGGTGATCGCCGGGGACGGCACCATCATCCGCTATCTCTACGGGACCGCCTTCCTGCCCAAGGATGTGACCCTGGCCTTGCTGGAGGCGCGGGAGGGGAAAGTCGGCAAGACCATCCGGACGGTGGTGGGATACTGCTTTTCCTTTGATCCGAAGCAGAAAACCTATGTCTTCAACCTGCTGCGCGTGAGCGCCACGGTAGTCATCCTGACAGCCGGGGCATTTCTCGCCTTTCTGCTGACAACGGGCAGAACGGGCTCACGGCAGCGCAAGGGAGGATCATGA
- the ctaD gene encoding cytochrome c oxidase subunit I, producing MNRSERTGSAAGFWSDTEKGGIGAWLLSTDHKRIGLLYFWSVFGFFLVGVVLGLILRLELMAPGRTIMGPDAYNAFFTVHGVVMIFLFIIPGIPGAFGNMLMPIQIGARDVAFPRLNLLSWWLYATGAGVILLSLVTGGGPPDTGWTFYLPFSGRTATNVSLAVFGVFIVGFSSILTGINFVTTIHRLRAEGMIWGRLPLFVWSLYATAWVQILATPILGITLVLIIAERILGVGLFDPSRGGDPLMYQHLFWIYSHPAVYIMVLPAMGVVSEIIPVFARKPIFGYKMIAFSSLAIAAAGSLVWGHHMFTSGMSDTAVLVFSFLSFIVAIPSAIKVFNWISTLYRGSISLDPPMLFALSFILLFSIGGLTGLILGAAATDVHVHDTHFVVGHFHYVMFGGAGFAFFAAMHYWLPKFYGRMYARRPAVIAWGLMFVGFNILYFTMKVLGMKGMPRRYYDYLPEFATLNLVSTIGSWILALGLAVMLVNLFRGLWKGEPVTEANPWGGATLEWTIPTPPPTENFAEEPVVTHGPYDFRGAGIP from the coding sequence ATGAACCGGTCTGAACGGACAGGCTCCGCTGCCGGCTTCTGGAGCGATACGGAAAAGGGCGGTATCGGCGCCTGGCTTCTCTCCACCGACCACAAACGGATCGGGCTGCTCTACTTCTGGTCGGTATTCGGCTTTTTCCTGGTGGGGGTCGTGTTGGGGCTCATCCTCCGGCTGGAGCTGATGGCGCCGGGGCGCACCATCATGGGGCCCGATGCCTACAATGCCTTTTTCACCGTACACGGCGTGGTGATGATCTTTCTCTTCATCATCCCCGGCATTCCCGGCGCCTTCGGCAACATGCTGATGCCGATCCAGATCGGGGCCCGGGACGTGGCCTTTCCCCGGTTGAATCTCCTCTCCTGGTGGCTCTATGCCACCGGCGCCGGCGTGATCCTCCTCTCCCTCGTCACAGGCGGCGGCCCGCCGGACACCGGCTGGACCTTCTACCTCCCCTTCAGCGGCCGCACGGCCACCAACGTTTCCCTTGCGGTTTTCGGGGTCTTCATTGTCGGATTCTCTTCCATCCTGACCGGGATCAATTTCGTAACCACCATCCACCGGCTCCGGGCCGAGGGGATGATCTGGGGGCGGCTTCCCCTCTTTGTCTGGTCCCTCTACGCCACGGCCTGGGTCCAGATCCTGGCCACGCCGATCCTCGGCATCACCCTGGTACTGATCATTGCCGAGCGGATCCTGGGGGTCGGCCTCTTCGATCCGAGCCGGGGGGGGGATCCCCTCATGTACCAGCATCTCTTCTGGATTTACTCCCACCCGGCGGTTTACATCATGGTCCTGCCTGCCATGGGAGTGGTGTCGGAGATCATCCCGGTCTTTGCCCGAAAGCCCATCTTCGGCTACAAGATGATTGCCTTCTCCAGTCTTGCCATCGCAGCGGCCGGGTCGCTCGTCTGGGGACACCACATGTTCACCAGCGGCATGAGCGATACGGCGGTGCTGGTCTTCTCCTTCCTCTCCTTCATCGTGGCCATACCCTCGGCCATCAAGGTCTTCAACTGGATCTCCACCCTTTATCGGGGCTCCATCTCCCTGGATCCGCCCATGCTCTTCGCCCTCTCCTTCATCCTTCTCTTCTCCATCGGCGGGTTGACCGGCCTGATTCTCGGTGCGGCCGCCACCGACGTCCATGTGCACGACACCCACTTCGTGGTGGGGCACTTCCACTACGTCATGTTCGGCGGCGCCGGCTTCGCCTTCTTCGCGGCCATGCACTACTGGCTGCCCAAGTTCTACGGGCGGATGTACGCCCGCCGGCCGGCGGTCATCGCCTGGGGGCTCATGTTCGTGGGGTTCAACATTCTCTATTTCACCATGAAGGTCCTCGGGATGAAGGGGATGCCGCGGCGCTACTACGATTACCTTCCCGAGTTCGCGACGCTCAACCTGGTGTCTACCATCGGCAGCTGGATCCTGGCTCTGGGGCTCGCTGTGATGCTGGTGAACCTGTTCCGGGGGCTGTGGAAGGGGGAGCCCGTGACCGAGGCGAATCCCTGGGGAGGCGCGACCCTGGAATGGACCATCCCGACCCCGCCCCCCACGGAGAACTTTGCCGAGGAGCCGGTGGTGACCCACGGACCCTATGACTTCCGGGGAGCGGGGATACCATGA
- a CDS encoding cytochrome c oxidase subunit 3 family protein, protein MSHATHRDYAGAKLGMWLFLFTEMLLFGGLFILYAVYLHRYPAEFAAAGHRLDLVLGTANTVILLTSSLLAALAVTAVQRDEGRVAFRALGGTILCAGLFLGIKYAEWSAKISHGIYPGSPDLAAGPPGESVFFGLYYLTTGLHGLHVLIGGVLLTVVARRVKGGRVHAGDYIWLENGALYWHLVDLVWIFIFPLYYLML, encoded by the coding sequence ATGAGCCATGCGACCCATCGGGACTACGCCGGCGCCAAGCTCGGCATGTGGCTCTTTCTCTTCACGGAGATGCTTCTTTTCGGGGGACTCTTCATCCTCTATGCGGTCTATCTCCACCGCTACCCCGCGGAGTTCGCCGCGGCGGGGCACCGGCTCGACCTGGTTCTGGGCACGGCCAATACGGTGATCCTTCTCACCAGCAGTCTTCTGGCGGCACTGGCGGTAACGGCGGTCCAGCGGGACGAGGGGCGCGTGGCGTTCCGGGCGCTTGGGGGAACTATCCTTTGCGCCGGACTCTTCCTGGGTATCAAGTACGCTGAGTGGAGCGCCAAGATCAGTCACGGCATCTATCCCGGCTCACCGGACCTGGCGGCCGGACCGCCGGGGGAGTCGGTCTTTTTCGGTCTCTACTACCTCACCACCGGGCTCCACGGGCTCCACGTCCTGATCGGCGGGGTCCTGCTGACCGTGGTGGCGCGGCGGGTCAAGGGGGGCCGGGTTCATGCCGGCGATTATATTTGGCTCGAGAACGGGGCACTTTACTGGCACCTGGTGGACCTGGTCTGGATTTTCATCTTTCCGCTCTACTACCTCATGCTGTGA
- a CDS encoding cytochrome C oxidase subunit IV family protein, with product MTSDSTTHRPVGYGTLASVWAALLILTAATVFVTRLDLGGYKVAAALTIASVKGGLVIAVFMHMKYEGWLLRWLLFLALVTLALFIGITFFDVLYR from the coding sequence ATGACGTCCGATTCCACAACCCACCGCCCCGTCGGCTACGGCACCCTGGCCTCGGTCTGGGCAGCGCTTCTCATCCTTACCGCGGCCACGGTTTTTGTGACGAGGCTCGATCTGGGGGGATACAAGGTCGCGGCGGCCCTGACCATAGCCTCCGTCAAGGGGGGGCTCGTGATCGCCGTGTTCATGCACATGAAATACGAGGGATGGCTCCTGCGGTGGCTCCTCTTCCTGGCCCTGGTGACCCTGGCCCTGTTCATCGGAATCACCTTCTTCGACGTGCTCTACCGCTGA
- the coxB gene encoding cytochrome c oxidase subunit II: MRDFPTTTTEAVDPVFMFILGACILLLTGITVVMVAFVIRYHRSRSPEPTSQAATNLWLEIVWTALPTVLVLAMFYYGWSSYLSLRHVPPGAMEVTAVGRMWSWSFEYPGGRTSPRLYVPVGKPVRVDLVSKDVLHGFYIPAFRVKRDVVPGMKNHVWFVAPKAGSYDIFCSVYCGTGHSAMITTVEAIPDAEFQAWLSHGEEGEKEKEGHGRELLEKHGCLGCHSLDGSPRLGPTFKGIWGHQVTVTEDGVERTLTVDEAYLVRSIRQPAAQVVKGFPPVMPPYPGLSDEEVEEMVEFIRELK; encoded by the coding sequence GTGCGCGATTTCCCTACCACCACAACCGAAGCCGTTGACCCGGTCTTCATGTTCATCCTGGGGGCCTGCATCCTCCTCCTGACCGGCATCACGGTGGTCATGGTGGCCTTTGTCATCCGCTACCACCGCTCCCGCTCCCCCGAGCCCACGTCGCAGGCGGCGACGAATCTCTGGCTGGAGATCGTCTGGACGGCCCTTCCCACGGTGCTGGTTCTGGCCATGTTCTACTACGGCTGGTCCAGCTACCTGTCGCTTCGTCATGTGCCGCCGGGGGCCATGGAAGTTACGGCCGTTGGCCGCATGTGGTCCTGGAGCTTCGAGTATCCGGGCGGCAGGACGAGCCCTCGTCTCTACGTGCCGGTGGGCAAGCCGGTGCGGGTCGATCTGGTGTCCAAAGACGTTCTGCACGGGTTCTATATTCCCGCATTCCGGGTGAAGCGGGACGTGGTGCCGGGGATGAAGAACCATGTCTGGTTCGTGGCTCCCAAGGCAGGTTCCTATGACATCTTCTGCTCGGTTTACTGCGGTACCGGTCACTCGGCCATGATCACTACAGTGGAGGCGATTCCCGACGCGGAGTTCCAGGCGTGGCTCAGCCATGGGGAGGAAGGGGAAAAGGAGAAAGAAGGACACGGCAGAGAACTGCTGGAGAAGCACGGCTGCCTCGGCTGCCATTCCCTGGATGGGTCTCCCCGGCTGGGCCCCACGTTTAAGGGTATCTGGGGCCACCAGGTGACCGTGACGGAGGATGGCGTCGAGCGGACCCTGACCGTGGACGAGGCATACCTCGTGCGTTCCATCCGTCAGCCGGCGGCCCAGGTTGTCAAGGGATTCCCGCCGGTCATGCCGCCCTATCCGGGACTTAGCGATGAAGAGGTGGAGGAGATGGTGGAATTCATCAGGGAGCTCAAGTGA
- a CDS encoding protoheme IX farnesyltransferase: MTRQDLVLFRPRLALLNGIAAVAGHALVPDAAHATLWVALAGVAILAAGGSALNQVLERDLDRLMERTRQRPLPRGDLSPAMATALGCACIGTGLLVLAAGGPVPPLLGAVALAWYLAVYTPLKRRTSLALAIGAVSGALPPVIGWTLAGGAPGDYRIILLAGIFFLWQVPHFWLFQRRHADDYRRAGIPLFTPGAGRLGPSFHVRLWLGALAASVLLLPAFGLMAPRMAPWIAAVPLLLLPVCRPRSEATLFSCLNAFPPLMALALLLR; this comes from the coding sequence GTGACCCGGCAGGACCTTGTTCTCTTCAGGCCCCGGCTGGCGCTGCTGAATGGCATCGCGGCGGTGGCGGGGCATGCCCTTGTCCCCGATGCCGCACATGCGACTCTCTGGGTGGCGCTGGCGGGCGTCGCGATCCTGGCCGCGGGGGGCTCGGCCCTTAACCAGGTGCTGGAGCGGGACCTGGACCGCCTCATGGAGCGGACCAGGCAACGGCCCCTGCCCCGGGGCGATCTCTCTCCCGCCATGGCCACTGCCCTTGGCTGTGCCTGCATCGGGACGGGCCTTTTGGTGCTTGCCGCTGGCGGCCCCGTCCCCCCGCTGCTCGGTGCCGTGGCGCTCGCCTGGTACCTGGCGGTCTATACGCCGCTCAAGCGCCGCACCTCCCTGGCCCTGGCCATCGGGGCCGTGAGCGGCGCACTTCCGCCGGTGATCGGCTGGACCCTTGCCGGGGGCGCGCCCGGAGATTATCGGATCATCCTCCTGGCGGGCATCTTCTTTCTCTGGCAGGTTCCCCACTTCTGGCTGTTCCAGCGCCGTCACGCCGACGACTACCGGCGGGCGGGCATCCCGCTGTTCACCCCGGGGGCGGGGAGACTCGGGCCTTCCTTCCATGTGCGGCTCTGGCTGGGCGCGCTCGCGGCGAGTGTTCTGCTCCTCCCCGCCTTCGGCCTCATGGCTCCGCGCATGGCCCCGTGGATCGCCGCGGTGCCGCTCCTGCTCCTCCCGGTCTGCCGTCCTCGCTCCGAAGCAACGCTTTTTTCCTGCCTCAATGCATTTCCGCCCCTGATGGCCCTGGCGCTGCTCCTCCGATAA
- a CDS encoding cupin domain-containing protein has protein sequence MSTGNETLAGRAIGMSELAQYQPGSVVSRTLIDKKIGTITLFAFDEGQGLSEHTAPYDAFVQIVDGVADITIDGQVHRVAAGQMIIMPADRPHALRAVERFKMLLVMIRA, from the coding sequence ATGAGCACAGGAAACGAAACTCTCGCGGGACGCGCCATCGGCATGTCCGAGCTGGCCCAGTACCAACCCGGCTCGGTCGTGAGCCGCACCCTCATCGACAAGAAGATCGGCACCATCACCCTGTTCGCCTTTGACGAAGGCCAGGGACTCAGCGAGCACACGGCCCCCTATGATGCCTTTGTCCAGATCGTGGACGGCGTCGCCGACATTACCATCGACGGCCAGGTCCACCGGGTCGCCGCCGGGCAGATGATCATCATGCCCGCGGATCGCCCCCACGCTCTGAGGGCCGTGGAACGGTTCAAGATGCTGCTGGTGATGATCAGGGCCTGA